The Spirulina subsalsa PCC 9445 region AATACTCAGCAATCTCGTTAATCGCTTCCGCGTGACGAGGAGACTCTTGGCGAATATCCAAGTGAGCCAGATAGAAGCCGTAAATTTCTACTTGGGCAATTAACCGTTCTAAATCCCGACAACCTAGCCCGGTTTCCTGCATATTGCGCTGAATCAGGCGCAATTCGGCTAGAAATTCCTCCCCAGAATAGTAAATGGTGCGGGGATTAATTTCCTCTAGGGCTTGCATTTGGTAAAAGTCAGCATTGGCCAGACTACGATTGCGATCGCGAGTATTTTCTAATCGCTTTTGAATATAAGCCAGTTTCAAGCGATAGGGTTCCTGACGGTAGCGAATCGCCAACTCCTCATAAACATCCCCCAAATGAGCGCGATCCTGTTCTAATGAGTCCAACAGTTCCGGTAACACATTGCTCCAGTGCAAGGACAAACTCAAAATATTGCTTAACTCTTCAATGGACTGCAAATATTTCCCCAGCACTAAATCCCGTTGATAACAGGCCGTTGACCAAGTAACTTGGGGTGTCACGGAGGGGTTGCCATCCCGATCGGAGCCCACCCAAGAGCCAAAATAACAGAACTTGTTTTGGGGAGGGCGTAAATGGGGAAACGTACTTTTCAGGGCTTGTTGCAAGCGTTCTGAGAGTTCCGGGATGGTTTCAAATAACACTTCTTGGAAGTAGTGCAGGGTGTAATCCACCTCGTCTAACACCGTGGGTTTAAATTGGTGCAGTTCATCAGTCCGCCACCAAAGGCGAATTTCCTCATACAGTTGCTCAATGGCTGTCTCTGCTTCCCAAGAATTATCAAACCCCACCCCCCGAAAAGCCTCCTCTGCCCGGTCGAGTTGACGCAAAATAGTAGAAACCCGGCGCTGTTTGCGTCGGATGGTGTGCCGGACAATTTCCGTCGGGTGTGCCGTAAAAACTAAACGAATATCTAAATTATCAATCAGACGCTGGATCTTTTGGGGGGGCATATTCTGGCGATACAGATAGGAGAATAGCCACTGGAATGTACCCGCTTTTTGAGGAGTGGGATCGGTATCCTGCCAACTCCGTTCGAGTTGTTCCCAACCCACAGGACTTGATTTTTCCTCGGAATCTCCTGCTTTACCCTTATCGCTAGAGGTTTTAGTCTCTTTGACCTTTTGTTGTAGCCCTTTATAAGTCGCACTGCGGGAGAGTCGCTGTTCCCGTTGTTCGTAGTGTTGTTCAAGGATGTTAATTAATTGGAAATACAGCGCAAAAGCCCGGGCAGCACGAATCGCTTCGTTGAGGTCAAGACGTTCAACCAATTTCAGGACGGCCGATTGATCTAAATTCGTGGTTTGTCCTTCGGGGGAACACATCGTACGCAGTTGACGCAACAGACTGACTAATTCTGTTCCACACTCCGACTCTAACACCGACTCCCATAAATCCTCAATCAGTTTGAGGCGATGACGCAAAAGCAGCATTGACGAGGAGGGGACGGTTAATGCTGGGTCAGACGATTGGAGAAGCGAACTCATAATGGTGTTCTGGTCTTATAACATCAATCTAATTTATGATTTTACGGTGTTGTGGCGCGTCTGGGTCGATTTTGAAGGTGATCCTTTAAGGTTTGCAGACAATTTTGGGGTGTGGGGTGTGGGGTGTCGGGAAATTAAGAATTATTTCCTATGGCCTCCAGCACTAATCCCTAATCCCTCTTCCCCCCTATTCCCTATTCCCCCTTCTCTCTCTGGTGCTGATGTTCAGGGAAGGGGAGAACCGGAAGGCGATCGCCTCGAAACACCTCCTCCCCCACTTCTCCGAGATCCTGTAGGCGTTGCAGCACTTCACCCATTACCACCACTCCCAACAAAAGGGGAAGCACCCCAGCACTTACTAACCATTCCGGAGCTATCCAAGTATCCTGTTGTTTCACGGTTTCTTACCCTAAAAAACTAAAGATTCTCTTCAGATTCAAAAAAATCCTAACAATATCAAGCGTTTAAGCTATTTTAACCCGGATATTTTACCCGTCATCCCTCATCGTTTAATCATTCCTCAGATGTTAATACCCCACTTTGCCATTTTCTGGTAAAGTGGGGAGATGAAAAATCGAATCGCCTTCGTTTTTTCTTTCTAAATTAAGGGTTTTGAGCGTTAGCGGCTGCCTAGAGATGTAACCACCGGGGCCACTGCGCTTTTTGTTTGGGTATTTTGAGTTTGGGTGTTTTGAGTTTGGGTATTTTGAGTTTGGGTATTTTGAGTTTGGGTATTTTGAGTTTGGGAGCTTTGTACTTGAGAACTCGACCCTTGAGACACCCTCACTGGAGTACTGGAATTATTCTGTGGTGCTATTAGACGTAAACTGGGAAAGAGAAAATGATTTTCTTCCACATATTGCGCTCCGAATAGCCCTTTTTCCGCCCAGAAATAACGATCTGTGGTATGCTCGTTTCGCTTAACAATTAATAACGCCGGAGGGGTTATCCCTTCTGAAGCAATATACTTGCGTGCGGCTGTTACGGGTTTATCTTCACCACTTTCTAGGTTATACTGAGGGACTAGCTCCAGAATCTTGCGTCCTTCTTGGCGACGACGACTTTTGCGCTTACGTTTTCTTGCCAATCTGCTTACCTCCTATTCTGGTTAACCTGTGTTGTTTTAACACCTGTTTTGCTTTAACACCTGTGTTGCTTTAACACCCATCTAGGCCTAACACCTGTTTTGGTTTAAGACCCGTTTCGGCTAACATATTATGTAATAATAGTTACAAAAGCCGTGCCTAGTATATCTGCTTTGGGCAAAAAAATCAAGGGTTTCAGGGAAAAAGTTTGGGGTGTGTTGAGTCTATTAAAGTATGATAGCTCATTACTTTGGGGTTGATCCCCAAAAATGGCAGATTCTTACGAAAAATTTATAGTCCTATAATTTGTAGTGGTCATCCGTTTTGAACCGACCCTCCCTTCTGCAACCAATCTCAAAGGCCGTGTTTTGGGTATTCTTGGCCGGGTGAAATTCAATCTCCCCTAGTAATATGTCTCTTTCTGGCAGTCGTGAATTTGTTAACCTGTGTCAAGCTCAACTGGCACTTTTAGCCCAGAGCTTTGATGTAGTGTCCTGTGCGGTGTATTTGACAGAACAGTGGGTGGAGGGTATTAACCCCAAATTAGTTCAGGTGGTGGTGTACCCCGAGGGTGCTACAGCGAAACCTGTACCCAATCCTTCTAGAATGCCCCAGAAGCCCCAATCCCAGATTTCCGCAAAGAACCTTTTGCTGCCTGCGGGGGTCTTCCTGAGCGAGCTAGCCCCTTCTCAGCCCACCTCATCTAGGGCTTTGGTGAAGTCGTCTATAGCTTTCCCCCTGACAGGACAGCAACAGATTGTTTTGCCGTTACTACACAACAATGAGGTGTTAGGGGTATTAGTGACGCGACGGGAAGAGGAGGGATGGAGTGAGACGGAATTATCCCAACTGGAGAAAGTCGCGCAGACCTTAGCCATTGCTTGTTTTTTAGATCGTCAGTCCCGAGGAGTTCATGAGCAATTAGACCAGCGTCTGCGCTACATGGGAGAACAAACGGATCGTCTTGATGATCTGCTCCATCAGATTCGCAATCCCATGACGGCTTTAAGGACGTTCAGTAAATTATTGCTGAAACGCTTTTTACCCGAGGATCGCAACTATAAAATTGCTCAAAGTATTGTCCGAGAAAGCGATCGCCTGCAAGAGTTATTACAGGGCTTAGAACAGTATGGGAAGGAGCTAGAAACCCAACTTACCCCCACGCAAAAAGTCCTCCGGGCCGAGTCTTCCCGTCCCGTTTCCCTCCTACCGGGGGCGA contains the following coding sequences:
- a CDS encoding sensor histidine kinase, which encodes MSLSGSREFVNLCQAQLALLAQSFDVVSCAVYLTEQWVEGINPKLVQVVVYPEGATAKPVPNPSRMPQKPQSQISAKNLLLPAGVFLSELAPSQPTSSRALVKSSIAFPLTGQQQIVLPLLHNNEVLGVLVTRREEEGWSETELSQLEKVAQTLAIACFLDRQSRGVHEQLDQRLRYMGEQTDRLDDLLHQIRNPMTALRTFSKLLLKRFLPEDRNYKIAQSIVRESDRLQELLQGLEQYGKELETQLTPTQKVLRAESSRPVSLLPGARLELAPVQLLEILDPLVLSASAIAQEKNLQWFTHLPPHLPPILADGKALREVLSNLLDNALKYTLKGGVAVEAGLTEITPQGTYQGVAIHDTGLGIPPLDQGQIFQRHYRGVQAEGKIPGTGLGLAIVKELLDQMQGKIEVISPRQPNPHLGLQPPSATQPGTSVILWLPLFNSAPSRND